The Apium graveolens cultivar Ventura unplaced genomic scaffold, ASM990537v1 ctg4370, whole genome shotgun sequence genome has a window encoding:
- the LOC141701769 gene encoding uncharacterized protein LOC141701769 codes for MLAYGIGTDAVDDYVCIGTSTAIECLKKFVTNIILIFESEYLRKPNSNDVQRLIKMGKARGFPGMMGSIDYMHLQWKNCPKAWKGMFMRGHKGVPTILLNVVASSDLWI; via the coding sequence ATGTTGGCATATGGAATTGGAACGGATGCAGTTGATGATTATGTGTGCATTGGTACGTCCACTGCAATTGAATGCTTGAAAAAATTTGTTAccaatattattttaatttttgagaGTGAATATTTGCGAAAGCCAAACTCAAATGATGTACAACGTCTCATAAAAATGGGAAAGGCTCGCGGTTTTCCCGGAATGATGGGGAGTATTGACTACATGCATTTGCAGTGGAAAAATTGCCCTAAAGCATGGAAAGGGATGTTCATGAGGGGTCATAAAGGAGTTCCAACAATATTGCTTAATGTTGTTGCCTCATCGGACCTATGGATATGA
- the LOC141701770 gene encoding uncharacterized protein LOC141701770, with product MGYVRETIPRPQGEKRKLFSKYQEGHRKNVEMTFGVLQSQFAIVHDPTQFWDKEDLAKIMRACIIHNMIVEDERDTYATPFGALPSYDDATYGLPPPNLGEESLASNEMYIGRTIQLCDRQKHRQLQFDLVEHITMFHNND from the coding sequence ATGGGCTACGTTCGTGAAACAATTCCACGCCCACAGGGTGAAAAGAGAAAATTGTTCTCCAAATATCAAGAAGGTCATCGAAAAAACGTAGAAATGACATTTGGCGTGTTGCAATCTCAATTTGCAATTGTACATGATCCAACACAATTTTGGGATAAAGAAGATCTCGCTAAAATAATGAGAGCGTGTATTATACATAATATGATCGTTGAGGATGAGAGAGACACATACGCCACTCCCTTTGGCGCTTTACCATCTTACGATGATGCAACATATGGCTTACCGCCTCCAAACTTAGGCGAAGAATCTTTAGCCTCTAATGAAATGTATATCGGAAGGACTATCCAACTTTGTGACAGGCAGAAACATCGTCAACTACAATTCGATCTGGTTGAGCATATCACAATGTTCCATAATAATGATTAA